In Mustela erminea isolate mMusErm1 chromosome 15, mMusErm1.Pri, whole genome shotgun sequence, the following proteins share a genomic window:
- the LACC1 gene encoding laccase domain-containing protein 1 isoform X1, producing the protein MAEAVLVDFFGLKFNSQKNSHQALLKTLNAVRYHHAAKAKFLCIICCSNISCERDGAHNHCELEASNGLSTLLRGFETVSNPSMAASLYTIKQKIDEKNLTSIKVIVPMHRKTLLKAFIDQLFTDVYSFEFEDLQVTSRGDPLKQSTEINMITAQEVEAIQNEIQTYLRSLPALRGELTIITSPLISADIFLHGFTTRTGGISYIPTLSSFNLFSSSKRRDPKVVVQENLRRLGNAVGFNVEKFYRIKTDHANDVWIMGRKEPESYDGITTNQRGVTIAALGADCIPIVFADPVRKSCGVAHAGWRGTLLGVAMATVNAMITEYGCNLEDIIVVLGPSVGPCCFTLPRESAKEFHNLDPECVRLFDSPNPYVDIRKATRILLERGGILPQNIQDLNQDLDLCTSCHPDKFFSHVRDGLNFGTQIGFISIRE; encoded by the exons GGCATTACTAAAGACATTGAATGCTGTCAGATACCACCATGCTGCCAAAGCCAAGTTTCTTTGTATAATATGTTGCAGTAACATCAGCTGTGAAAGGGATGGTGCACATAATCACTGTGAATTAGAAGCAAGCAATGGATTATCAACCCTCTTGAGAGGATTTGAGACTGTTAGCAATCCTAGTATGGCTGCCTCTTTGTATACTATTAAgcaaaaaattgatgaaaaaaatttgaCCAGCATTAAAGTAATTGTACCCATGCACCGGAAGACATTACTGAAGGCTTTTATTGATCAGCTCTTCACCGATGTTTACAGTTTTGAGTTTGAAGACTTACAGGTGACTTCGAGGGGAGATCCTTTGAAACAATCCACTGAAATAAACATGATCACAGCTCAAGAAGTAGAAGCAATCCAGAATGAAATTCAAACATATTTGAGAAGCCTGCCAGCACTGAGAGGAGAGTTAACCATTATCACATCTCCTTTAATCTCAG CAGATATTTTCTTACACGGATTTACTACAAGAACAGGTGGAATATCCTACATCCCAACTCTTAGCTCATTCAATCTCTTCAGTAGTTCCAAAAGGAGAGATCCCAAGGTCGTTGTTCAAGAAAATCTGCGTAGGTTGGGAAATGCTGTAGGATTTAATGTGGAGAAATTTTACCGAATAAAg ACTGATCATGCCAATGACGTCTGGATTATGGGAAGGAAGGAACCTGAATCTTATGATGGAATCACCACAAATCAGAGGGGAGTCACAATAGCAGCTCTTGGTGCTGACTGTATACCAATTGTTTTTGCTGATCCTGTCAGAAAATCATGTGGTGTTGCTCACGCTG GTTGGAGGGGTACTTTGCTAGGTGTTGCTATGGCTACAGTGAATGCTATGATCACAGAATATGGGTGTAATTTGGAAGACATTATTGTTGTACTGGGACCTTCAGTAGGACCTTGCTGTTTTACTCTGCCAAGGGAATCAGCAAAGGAATTTCATAATCTTGATCCTGAATGTGTACGGTTATTTGATTCACCAAATCCCTACGTTGACATTCGTAAAGCCACCAG GATTCTTCTAGAACGGGGAGGAATTCTACCACAGAATATTCAAGACCTGAACCAAGATCTTGACCTCTGTACATCCTGCCATCCTGACAAGTTTTTCTCCCATGTCCGAGATGGCCTTAATTTTGGTACACAGATTGGCTTCATATCAATTAGAGAATGA
- the LACC1 gene encoding laccase domain-containing protein 1 isoform X2 — MAEAVLVDFFGLKFNSQKNSHQALLKTLNAVRYHHAAKAKFLCIICCSNISCERDGAHNHCELEASNGLSTLLRGFETVSNPSMAASLYTIKQKIDEKNLTSIKVIVPMHRKTLLKAFIDQLFTDVYSFEFEDLQVTSRGDPLKQSTEINMITAQEVEAIQNEIQTYLRSLPALRGELTIITSPLISDIFLHGFTTRTGGISYIPTLSSFNLFSSSKRRDPKVVVQENLRRLGNAVGFNVEKFYRIKTDHANDVWIMGRKEPESYDGITTNQRGVTIAALGADCIPIVFADPVRKSCGVAHAGWRGTLLGVAMATVNAMITEYGCNLEDIIVVLGPSVGPCCFTLPRESAKEFHNLDPECVRLFDSPNPYVDIRKATRILLERGGILPQNIQDLNQDLDLCTSCHPDKFFSHVRDGLNFGTQIGFISIRE, encoded by the exons GGCATTACTAAAGACATTGAATGCTGTCAGATACCACCATGCTGCCAAAGCCAAGTTTCTTTGTATAATATGTTGCAGTAACATCAGCTGTGAAAGGGATGGTGCACATAATCACTGTGAATTAGAAGCAAGCAATGGATTATCAACCCTCTTGAGAGGATTTGAGACTGTTAGCAATCCTAGTATGGCTGCCTCTTTGTATACTATTAAgcaaaaaattgatgaaaaaaatttgaCCAGCATTAAAGTAATTGTACCCATGCACCGGAAGACATTACTGAAGGCTTTTATTGATCAGCTCTTCACCGATGTTTACAGTTTTGAGTTTGAAGACTTACAGGTGACTTCGAGGGGAGATCCTTTGAAACAATCCACTGAAATAAACATGATCACAGCTCAAGAAGTAGAAGCAATCCAGAATGAAATTCAAACATATTTGAGAAGCCTGCCAGCACTGAGAGGAGAGTTAACCATTATCACATCTCCTTTAATCTCAG ATATTTTCTTACACGGATTTACTACAAGAACAGGTGGAATATCCTACATCCCAACTCTTAGCTCATTCAATCTCTTCAGTAGTTCCAAAAGGAGAGATCCCAAGGTCGTTGTTCAAGAAAATCTGCGTAGGTTGGGAAATGCTGTAGGATTTAATGTGGAGAAATTTTACCGAATAAAg ACTGATCATGCCAATGACGTCTGGATTATGGGAAGGAAGGAACCTGAATCTTATGATGGAATCACCACAAATCAGAGGGGAGTCACAATAGCAGCTCTTGGTGCTGACTGTATACCAATTGTTTTTGCTGATCCTGTCAGAAAATCATGTGGTGTTGCTCACGCTG GTTGGAGGGGTACTTTGCTAGGTGTTGCTATGGCTACAGTGAATGCTATGATCACAGAATATGGGTGTAATTTGGAAGACATTATTGTTGTACTGGGACCTTCAGTAGGACCTTGCTGTTTTACTCTGCCAAGGGAATCAGCAAAGGAATTTCATAATCTTGATCCTGAATGTGTACGGTTATTTGATTCACCAAATCCCTACGTTGACATTCGTAAAGCCACCAG GATTCTTCTAGAACGGGGAGGAATTCTACCACAGAATATTCAAGACCTGAACCAAGATCTTGACCTCTGTACATCCTGCCATCCTGACAAGTTTTTCTCCCATGTCCGAGATGGCCTTAATTTTGGTACACAGATTGGCTTCATATCAATTAGAGAATGA